GGTATTTCATTAACCCGACAAATCAAAATTGACTTGACACTGGATTTTCCCATTCAGACAATTCTCTATACAAAAACAATTACCATTAAAGCATAACTGATCATCGCCAGAACTCCGGCCAGGATGGCAAGGGGAAACTGGGTGGTGACGTGATCCATCAGGTCGCAGCCGGTGGCCAGGGAGCTGAGGATGGTGGTATCGGAAATGGGCGAGCACTGATCCCCAAAAACAGCGCCACCAATTGTGGCTGAGAAGCAGAGTGTAAGGAAAAACGGATCGGGAACCACGGCCCAGGCCAGCGGAACAGCTACGGGAAAGACCACGGCGTACGTCCCCCAGGAAGTCCCGGTGGAGAATGCTATAATCATACATAAAACCATCAAAATACCTGGCAGCGCCATCGGAGCTACCACATCACCTACAAGATCTACCACGTAAGCGGCCGTCCCCACCGCATCGGCTACCTCTTTCAGCGATACGGCAAGAGCCAGTATAATCGCCCCGATGGTAACTCCTTTACAGCCGTCAATAAACCCGTCGATCGCCTCCTGGAGCCTCATTCCCTTGGCTATGGCAATTCCCAGCCCTGCAAGAACGGCAAGAACAAATGCTTCAGCGATTAGCAGTGTGGGGCTATCTGTCTGTCCAAGAATAACATAGGTATAAACATACGGGATGATGGCTACGCCAAGCAGCGTGCCGATCGGCCCGAAGAAATCGATGAGCCCGGGATTGTAGTCTTTTGGCACTTTGTTCTGTGTCAGCTCGTCGGCTGCCATCGGTGTCGCGCCATCGCGGTCGAGCTTACCGGTCTCGCGGGAACGTTTCATGGCTGCCCGCATTTTTTTGCCCGGCACCCAGGGAAGCCATTCCCACGCAAAAAAGAGCGTGATGAGAATGGCGAAGATCGCGTAAAAATTGAACAGGATGGCGGAAATGAAAAAAGCAACGCCATCAAGTTGCGTTTCAAAAAGCGGCAGTGTGCCGATCACCAGCCCGCCCACATAAAAAGGCCATACGTTAAACGGGATAATCGTAGCAGCCGGTGACGCCGTGGAGTCAACCATGTAGGCCAGCTCTTCGTGAGAAACATTGTGTTTGTCTGCAACCGGGCGAACGGTAGCGCCGGTCAGCACGGTACTGATGGTGCCGCCCTGGTGAAAGATTAGCCCCATCATCCAGGTAAAAAATTTCGCTGATTTCGGTCCGCTTACAATCAGGTTACTGGCCCATGCTGCAAACTTCTCAGCACCACCTGTTCGGGTCCATATCCCGATCAACCCGCCGAGTGCCCAGAGGTAGACCAGCAAAATCATCGCAAAACTTTCGGTTCCGATCGAGGGGATCAAAAAAGCTTCTACCACATTAACGTTGCCGGCAATCACTCCGCCCAGACAAATCCCGATAAAGAGTGCACTCACCACCTCTCGCGTCCAGAATGCAAGCACAATGGCCACCAGCGGAGGCATGATACTCCAGATGCCGTAGTGATCATCCCGCTGGGGAAAATCTCCGGCAAAGTAGATTCCCGCAATCACGAGAGCTAAAAATCCGCCAAAGTAAATTTTTCTGCGGGTTTTGGGATCACCGAAAGTTCTGGAGATGTAGCCGGACTGTTCGTTCATGTAAACCGATGTCTTATAATTTGATTTCGTGGAAGATACGAGTTGTGGCAATTAATCAAAGTACGGACGTGAAGTGGATCGGGCAGAGAATAATTTTTAAAAATATCGCCCGATCCAATCCGCGGGGAGATTTACATCGTATGAATGAGCAGAGTCTAATTTAACCGCAAAAAATTCAAACGACGTATGTCATTACAAAATAAACTCAAACTACCCTGCCTGTTTTTCATCGCAATGATCGTATCCTGTTCTGATACTACCAGCTCATCAGAATCTTCTGAACCCGTTCGCGAAACAACCATCACAATGGAAAATATGGGCGCATCGGCTTTTGTTTTTATTGGGATTGACGGGTCCGGTGCAAATGCAAATCTACAGAAAGAAAACGCTGAAATTGAACTTCGTGTGGGGGATCGGTTTACATTTGAAAATATGGCTGATGCATCCAGGCATCCTCTCGATTTCAGAAATAATGATGACGAAAAACTATTCGGTCAAAGCAATTCTTCAGGACTTTTTGATGATATCGACGAGATTGACCTTGAAATGAATGGAAATGCCATCACATTTACACTATCGCCGGATCTTGCTTCAGTACTGAATGATTATATCTGCTCCTTTCACCCCGGAATGCGCGGTAATATACGTATGAACAATTAATCAGCATATCCTCTTGATGAACAATTCAGATCCCGTCATCAATTAAAAATAAAAAATAAAAAATCCAATCCGATCTGGAAATCACTTCGTACCTCTTTCTGACGGCCGGTTATCAAACCACTTTCACCGGTTCAAAATTTCTATCAATCACTAACTAAATCTGGTAATTATGTTAACCATTCAAAAATTATTTTCAACCCCTACTCTTCTGCTGGCGATTGCTGCCACCGTTCTGTTTACAGCCTGCAGCGACGATTCGCCCGTAGCACCCGATGATGGTGAGCTCCGAACTGAAACCTACACCTACGCTTTCAATGAAGGCCAGGCGCTGGGTGATAACGAAACGGCTTACAGAGGTGAACATGTCAGAAATCTCTCCGCAGAACTTATCATTGAAGAAAGAGAAGACGGTAACGCAAATGTTACTGTCAGATTGAGCAATACCGCAGATGGCGAAACCTATCCTGTTCATGCCCACGATTCTGCAGATCCCAACACAACGCCTAACGGAACTCCGTACGATGAAACGCCAAATGGCGATGTGTTTGCCGGCGGAATTGACGGCAATGGCGGCACGGCAAGCTCTACTAATGAAACCTCAATCTCTTATGACGAGCTGATCAATAGCTACGACGGCTTTTTAGTAGTTCACGACCCGCTGCAGGATTTAAGCACCGTAGATCTGACCACCTACCTTGTGCTTGGAGTGTTTGGTCAAAGTCTCAGTGCAGGAGATTCCAGCCTCCGTTCGGAGTCATTCACATATGGATTCAATGAAGGCCAGCTGCTTGACAATCCCGATACTGCGTATGATGGCGATGGGGACGGAGATCACGCCAGAAATCTTACCGCAGAGCTGATGATCGAAGAGCGCGGGGATGGAAATGCGAACGTTACAGTTTCGCTTATGAATACAATCGACGGCACAGACTACGCTGTACATGCTCACGACATGGCTGATCCGTCCGAAACTCCAAACGGAACTCCGTATAACGAATTACCAAATGGTGATGTATTTGCCGGAATGATTAGCGGAAATGGCGGCACGGCAACCTTGACAAATGAGACTGAGATGAGCTATTCCGATCTGCTTGAAGAGTACGAAGCTTTTCTTGTCGTTCACGATCCGACTCAGGAATTGAGCACTGTAGATCTGACCACTTACCTCGTGCTTGGAATATTTGCCGAATCCCTCGATGAAGCGGAACCCAACCTGAGATCTGCAACCTTTATGTACGACTTCAACGAAGGTCAGCTTTTGGATGATTCGGATACTGCCTATGAAGGTGATCATCAGCGAAACCTGGCTGCAACAATCGAGCTGAATGAGCAGATTGACGGAACCACGGAGTTCATGGTAACACTCACTAATACCGTTGATGGCGAAACCTACGCTGTTCACAGTCATGATGCAGCCGATCCGAACGAAACACCAAACGGAACCCCCTACGACGAAACGCCAAACGGTGATGTATTTGCCGGCGGAGTTGAAGGAACCGGCGGAGAAGCAATGGGAAGCAACATGTCACCCATGTCCTTCAATCAGCTTACCCGGGAGTACGACGGATTTTTTGTAGTCCATGATCCGCTTCAGGAAATAAGCACGGTTGATTTAACAACCTATCTCATACTTGGAGTAACTGCCCGGTAACACACAATATCCATACCCTCAGTGATTACAGAAAGCCGCGTTTGACCACGCGGCTTTTTTTGTGTCTATGTCATTTCTGCAGATAACCCTCCATTCGCGGATCGGCGATCCGCAGTACGTAGCCCGGATCGCTGATCCGGGAAGGCAATGTATCTGGCACAACCACAATTTCATCCATCAAAGCCAGCAGCAATAATACCGGGGCGGATTTATGTTACGGGTTCGAATTTGAGTTTTCGTAGCGGATCGGCGGTCCGCAGTACGTAACCCGGATCGCTGATCCAGGAGGGCGATGCATCTGGCAAAACCACAATCCCAACCATCAAATCCGGCAGCAATCATACCGGGGCGGATTTATGTTTCGAGTTCTGTTTTTGGGTTTACGTGGCGGATCGGCGATCCGCAGTACGTTACCCGGATCGCTGATCCGGGAGGGCGATGCATCTGGCACAACCACAATTCCAACCGTCAAAGCCGGCAACAATGATACCAGGTCGGATTTATGTCACGAGTTCGAGTTTGAGTTTACGTGGCGGATCGGCGATCCGCGGTACGTGGCCTCAACGTAAAAGAATTTCCAGAAGCGGAACGACCAGTGTGCTTCTGAGCTGATGTCAAAACCACTCCCCGTAAGCAACGTTTTCAATTCAGACAGCGACCGGGTATTGATGTTTTCCGGCGAAAGCAGGGAAATAATCTTGTTTGGCAGATGGAACCACCCTTCCCGGTTCCAATCGAGGATTTTTACTGTGCCTTCAGGCTTTAGGACGGTTCGCATCGATTCTGTTACAAGGTGCTGATCTGTATAATAATGAAAGGAATTCAGGCAGGTGATGTGATCAAAACGGTTCTTTTCAAAGGGTAATTTTTCAGCCGGGTGACTGGTAAATGCAACATGGTTAAACTTCTTCAGCCTTTTTTTTGCAATCTGCAGCATTCCATCTGACGGATCATTCAGAGTAATTTTCACATCTGGAAATTTCAGGAGTATTTGTTCTGCAAGTATTCCTGTTCCGCCACTTATGTCCAGAATATGATCACCCGGACTAAAATTCAGCCGATCCATAAATTTATCATGCGTATGCTTCAGGTAGGCAGAATAGCCTTTATCATATTTTTTTGATAACCGATCATAATGACCTACCGTTTTTTGAATGTTTTTATCTGATGAGTCAGCCATCACCTCTCAATTTACAATTATCGAATAAAAGAACTTCCGCTTCCTTTGGCGTCCGTAATCGAAAATTTCAGTGTAAAGAGTGTGCCTTCACTGCTTGATGAGTACGTTTTTTTACCTTTAAGTTGTTCGGTAAGCAGGTCAATCAGCTGAAGCCCCATCGAGCCGCCATCGATTCGATCAAAGTTTTCCGGAAGTCCGATACCATCGTCCTCTATCTGTAAAGTCACATTATCGCCGTTTTTTTGGAGTATAATCGTAATTTTACCGGTTTTACGGCCTTTATACCCATGTTTTAAAATATTTGTGATAATTTCATTCACAATCAGCGAACACGGTAATCCCTGGTTAATACTCAGTTCCACCTCTTCCAGTTGAAATATCAGTGAGATATCCACATCAAACTGCATGGTATTTACAATACTGTTTACCAGCCGCTCTAATCCTTCGGCAAACCTTAGCCGGGAAAAACTGTTCGATTTGTAGAGCTGTTCATGAATTGCGGCGATCGATTTGATCCGCATCACATTACTCATGAGCTGATTATTCAGTTCCGGGTCACTGCTGTTCATCGCCTGGATTTCCATCAGGCTTGAGACAACTGCCAGGTTATTTTTCACCCTGTGATGAACTTCCGCCAGTAGAGTTTCTTTCTCTTTGAGTGAGTCAAGAATATTTTTCTCCTGTATTTTCTGTTCGCTGATGTCTCTTCCAATAAATACCCAGTGTGTATATTTTCCATCCCGATCCTGTACCGGTACACTGGATGAGAACAGCCAGAACGGGTCCCCATTTTTTCTATAGTTTATAATTTCGATATCTGATGTTTCATACCGTCTCATTGACTCCCGAAGCTCCTCAATTTTTAGCTGATCCGTCTTCGGGCCATTCAAAAATCCGAGTGTGCTGCCCACAACTTCATCCTCAGGATAGCCGGTCATTTCTGTAAACGCCTGGTTAACATACAATACTTTGCGGCCGGGCAGATCATTGGGCTCCGCTTCCGTAATCACAACAGACTCATTGGTGTTGGTAATCACCGATTCCATCAGTTTAAGCTGTTCCTGTTCTTTCACTCTGCTAGTTACATCCTGCATCGCGCCGATCATCCGCTGCGGTTCGCCTTCATCATCTTTAATCAGAAATGCACGGTCGTAGATATGTTTAAAACTTCCATCAGCCGTGCGAAACCGGTATTCCATCTGGAATCTGTTTTTTCGATAGGCGATGGCGCTGCGCAGCTGCTGACTGACGTGAATTAAATCATCCGGATGAATTTTATCCCGCCACCAGGAGGCCATATTGCTTACTTCGGCCATATCATACCCGAACATCGAATGGATATTATCATTGTAGATCATCTGATCACCTGAAAGCTCAAAATCCCAGATGGTATCACTGGTTGCACGTGATACAATTTCATAGCGGTCGACCGTATTTTTGAGCTTTTCGTTTGCCGAGAGCATACTCTCTTCAAAGTATTTACGGTCGGATATATCTACCATCATTACGGTGTTCAAAATATCACCGCTGTTATCCTGGAAAACGACAGATGAAAATTCGCAGGGAATACGCGTACCGTTTTTATGGATACCATACAACTCCCCTTTCGTACGGCCCTTAGCATCTCTCTCTTCAAGCTTATCTTTCAGCCCCGGACTTTTCGGATCGATAAACCCCTGCCGGCCAATTTCCCGAAATTCATCAACCGTATATCCAAACAGAGTACACGCCATTGGATTTGCCTCCAGTATGGTACCATCCGGACGTGAAACGAAAAATGCTACCAGTGAATTTTCAAAGATCGAACGATATTTTTCCCGCTCTGCAAGTTTTGCCAGCTCTTCTCGCTTTCGATCGGTTATATCGATCATAATTCCGCGCAATTTCGACGGTTTACCGTCTTCGTGAATCACGGTCACTACATCTTTCAGCCAAACATATTCCCCTGAGGCTGACCTCATCCTGTATTCAAAATCGTGGTTTCTCCCCTCCTTGGACTCGCTTTTACAATACGACACCACATGATCCACTTCATTGGGATGAATATGATTTTGCCAGAACTCCGGATCTGCAAGCCACTCTTCGGGCGAATAACCAAGAATTTCTTTTGATTGCGGGCTCACATAGCTGAAGAGAAAGGTTTCGGCATCTGCTTCCCAAGAAATTCCGTCCAGGGTTTGAATAAGCGATTGATACAGCTCTTCCGTCTGGTTAAGCCTCTGTTTTATCGCAACTTGTTCGGTGATTTCCCTGAAATTGTCCACAATCCCGTTAATATCGGGATCGTGCAGCATATTGGTGATGGTTCCGGTAAACCAGCGCCAGCTGCCATCTTTGTGTTTCATTCGGGCGGGAGTTACCTCAATCGGTTTGCCGGGATGCTCCATACATAGTTGCAGTTCCTCACCAACGTGCTGCATGTCATCTGGATGAATCGAATTCATCATATCGAGGCCGAGCGCCTCCTTCTGCGTGTACCCGAGAATTTTTTCTACTGTGGGGGAAACGTAGCTGGGTTTTCCTTCCGGCGAAAGAATAAAGAGCACATCGTTTCCGCGTTCCACAAGAGCACGAAACCGGGCTTCATTTTTTCGCATATCCTGCTGGGTCTGTCCGGATATCTCCCGAACGGTTTGCAGAATAAATTCTACGTTGTTTTCTTCATCAAAAATCGGTGTATGATGTGGATGATAATAGTTCTTTTGGAAGGTCCCGCTCTCTTTATCAAAAAGATCGTAGCGCTGTATCGATACTGAATTAGGCTCACCGGTCCGGATTACCTCATCCAGAAGTTTTTTGAGATTTTCTGCACTGTTATATTCATCATCAGCCGGATTATCCGGGAAGATGTCAAAGTGACGGTGCCCGATCAATTCTTCGCGGCTTTTGCCTGAAAGTTGGATAAACGCCTCGTTCGCATCCGCTATTTCAAAATCCGGACTGTTCGCACGGATAAGAACTGCCGGCTGGGGCAACGATTGAAATATTGAGAGATAAGGATTTTCTTTTCCCATATTCGATTTCTGAGAGCTCCTTTAGACTTTCATATTTTTAATAACCAGATTGGAAAACGATCACATATCGTCCGTCATTTCCCCAATAACGCGTAATTTCGCTTCAACTACAACGTATGTCCTTATGTTCTCAGGTATCCTTAGTTACCCCGACTTACTTGTTCACACAGACACCTGAAAATTATGTACCTTTAATGGCTGATATTTATCACCTTATCGGCACACACTCCCATCTCATTAACAATTATACATGCAGATCTTACAACCCCGGAGATAATTTCGATATCTTTATGTTTACCTTTCTTCGATCCTAATTTTAACATTTAAGAGAACACCTGATGTCATCCTGGACCCTGAAATCCACACCGCCGCACGACTGGTTTATCTGCCTCGATATCGATCCCTATTTTGATCACGAGCATGAGCCGGTGAAGATTTTTGAAGAGGGATTTACCCGCCCGCTGCCGCTGAAAGAGCGTGATGTGGTAGTGACCATCTTTTTTAACGGTGATCCTGAAAACCCGGAGTTCCATATTGAATCGCCGGAAGATCTGTCGAAAGAGGAGGTTTCACAGGCAAACGAAACGCTGGCCCGAATTTTAGGCACCGGTCTGGATCTGCGTCCGCTTTATGAAAAGGCTGAAAATGACCCTGTACTCGGACCAAAACTGACGGAGTATTACGGATTGAAACGGATGTCGCGCGGAACACTGCTGGAAGATATTATCTACCGCATTGTGCAGATGCAGCTCTCTCACAAACCCACAGCCAAAAAGATGGCGTTTAAAATGCGCGAAGCGTACGGCACACACCTGACCCACAACGACAAAACCCTTCCCGCCTGGCCGCGCCCGTTTCAGCTGGCCAAAGCCGATCCCGCACAGATTCGTAAAATGGGTCCTACGCTGCGAAAAGGCGAATACCTTGTGGGCCTTGCACAGGATATTCTCGCCGGCGAAGTGAGTATGGAGTGGCTTGATAAAGAGGCGAGCCCACAGGAGTTTTTCGATACCATCTCGAAAGTCAGAGGCGTGGGCCCCACCTCAGCCCAGGACCTGATGCTCTTCCGCGAACGGACCGATGCCGTGTTTCCGAGCAACATCAAAAAAGGCGAAGAGAAAGGCCTTCGCAAATGGATCATCATGAGCTACGGCGGTGATCCGGCTAATACATCAGAAAAACAGTTCCGGGAGATGATTTCAACCTGGAAAGGTTACGAAGCTGCCGCTATTGAATTTCTATTTGTGGATTATATGATTGGGCGGAAGAAGAGGAGTAGTTAAACAGATGAATAGATGAACAGATGAACAGATGAATGTCGAACTGTTGAAATTTATGAAACAGATTCTACTTTCTCGGTTCGTTAGTTTTTTCCCTGCGGGATTTTTCTGTGGACCTGAATAAATAACCATTCACTTCCACTCAACAATTCAACTTCGCACGTAGTGCGAAACTCAACAGCATGCGCAGCATGCCCCCTCAACAGTTTAACCCAAAACAGTTCCTTGCTCGGAAATTCATCGGATGAAAAAGACAATCATCCGATGAAGACACAAAAAAAACCCCGCCCTGCTTTCACAGAACGGGGTTTTTTGATTTCATTCGGCTGATGCCAAATGGGTCAGTTTAAGCGGTGATTTACATCATTCCGCCCATGCCTCCCATTCCGCCCATGCCGCCGGGCATTCCACCGCCGGGCATGCCGCCACCGTTGTCGTCATCATCATTCTTTGATGGTTTCTCAACAACAACTGCTTCGGTTGTCAGCATGAGGCTGGCAACAGATGCCGCATTTTCAAGTGCGGAGCGTGTAACTTTGGTTGGGTCGATTACGCCTGCTTTAATCAGGTCTTCGTAGACACCGGTTCTGGCGTTGTAGCCAAATCCATCTTTGCCTTCGAGTACTTTCTGTACTACAATCGATCCTTCAACGCCGGCATTGTTAGAGAGTGCGCGAAGCGGTGCTTCGAGTGCACGTTTCACAATGT
The window above is part of the Rhodohalobacter sp. SW132 genome. Proteins encoded here:
- a CDS encoding Na+/H+ antiporter NhaC family protein; the encoded protein is MNEQSGYISRTFGDPKTRRKIYFGGFLALVIAGIYFAGDFPQRDDHYGIWSIMPPLVAIVLAFWTREVVSALFIGICLGGVIAGNVNVVEAFLIPSIGTESFAMILLVYLWALGGLIGIWTRTGGAEKFAAWASNLIVSGPKSAKFFTWMMGLIFHQGGTISTVLTGATVRPVADKHNVSHEELAYMVDSTASPAATIIPFNVWPFYVGGLVIGTLPLFETQLDGVAFFISAILFNFYAIFAILITLFFAWEWLPWVPGKKMRAAMKRSRETGKLDRDGATPMAADELTQNKVPKDYNPGLIDFFGPIGTLLGVAIIPYVYTYVILGQTDSPTLLIAEAFVLAVLAGLGIAIAKGMRLQEAIDGFIDGCKGVTIGAIILALAVSLKEVADAVGTAAYVVDLVGDVVAPMALPGILMVLCMIIAFSTGTSWGTYAVVFPVAVPLAWAVVPDPFFLTLCFSATIGGAVFGDQCSPISDTTILSSLATGCDLMDHVTTQFPLAILAGVLAMISYALMVIVFV
- a CDS encoding class I SAM-dependent methyltransferase, whose protein sequence is MADSSDKNIQKTVGHYDRLSKKYDKGYSAYLKHTHDKFMDRLNFSPGDHILDISGGTGILAEQILLKFPDVKITLNDPSDGMLQIAKKRLKKFNHVAFTSHPAEKLPFEKNRFDHITCLNSFHYYTDQHLVTESMRTVLKPEGTVKILDWNREGWFHLPNKIISLLSPENINTRSLSELKTLLTGSGFDISSEAHWSFRFWKFFYVEATYRGSPIRHVNSNSNS
- a CDS encoding PAS domain S-box protein, producing MGKENPYLSIFQSLPQPAVLIRANSPDFEIADANEAFIQLSGKSREELIGHRHFDIFPDNPADDEYNSAENLKKLLDEVIRTGEPNSVSIQRYDLFDKESGTFQKNYYHPHHTPIFDEENNVEFILQTVREISGQTQQDMRKNEARFRALVERGNDVLFILSPEGKPSYVSPTVEKILGYTQKEALGLDMMNSIHPDDMQHVGEELQLCMEHPGKPIEVTPARMKHKDGSWRWFTGTITNMLHDPDINGIVDNFREITEQVAIKQRLNQTEELYQSLIQTLDGISWEADAETFLFSYVSPQSKEILGYSPEEWLADPEFWQNHIHPNEVDHVVSYCKSESKEGRNHDFEYRMRSASGEYVWLKDVVTVIHEDGKPSKLRGIMIDITDRKREELAKLAEREKYRSIFENSLVAFFVSRPDGTILEANPMACTLFGYTVDEFREIGRQGFIDPKSPGLKDKLEERDAKGRTKGELYGIHKNGTRIPCEFSSVVFQDNSGDILNTVMMVDISDRKYFEESMLSANEKLKNTVDRYEIVSRATSDTIWDFELSGDQMIYNDNIHSMFGYDMAEVSNMASWWRDKIHPDDLIHVSQQLRSAIAYRKNRFQMEYRFRTADGSFKHIYDRAFLIKDDEGEPQRMIGAMQDVTSRVKEQEQLKLMESVITNTNESVVITEAEPNDLPGRKVLYVNQAFTEMTGYPEDEVVGSTLGFLNGPKTDQLKIEELRESMRRYETSDIEIINYRKNGDPFWLFSSSVPVQDRDGKYTHWVFIGRDISEQKIQEKNILDSLKEKETLLAEVHHRVKNNLAVVSSLMEIQAMNSSDPELNNQLMSNVMRIKSIAAIHEQLYKSNSFSRLRFAEGLERLVNSIVNTMQFDVDISLIFQLEEVELSINQGLPCSLIVNEIITNILKHGYKGRKTGKITIILQKNGDNVTLQIEDDGIGLPENFDRIDGGSMGLQLIDLLTEQLKGKKTYSSSSEGTLFTLKFSITDAKGSGSSFIR
- a CDS encoding DNA-3-methyladenine glycosylase; this encodes MSSWTLKSTPPHDWFICLDIDPYFDHEHEPVKIFEEGFTRPLPLKERDVVVTIFFNGDPENPEFHIESPEDLSKEEVSQANETLARILGTGLDLRPLYEKAENDPVLGPKLTEYYGLKRMSRGTLLEDIIYRIVQMQLSHKPTAKKMAFKMREAYGTHLTHNDKTLPAWPRPFQLAKADPAQIRKMGPTLRKGEYLVGLAQDILAGEVSMEWLDKEASPQEFFDTISKVRGVGPTSAQDLMLFRERTDAVFPSNIKKGEEKGLRKWIIMSYGGDPANTSEKQFREMISTWKGYEAAAIEFLFVDYMIGRKKRSS